The following are encoded together in the Penicillium digitatum chromosome 3, complete sequence genome:
- a CDS encoding 1,3-beta-glucan biosynthesis protein, putative, with protein sequence MANMLGSSWRSFWHTMTSNDRHASHDSPYRTGGHVPLSQSRDEPLTSVATSAIESRQDLSNPYDDERLKGSAQASEWNTSPDDLGSPTHPYSPGMRSVASQKRRSNDQGEGAPEIQMQSFHDGAPPPPPVAHSWRKIERWLEGNYEELLDQLGEGCTQNDINELEHELDCSLPLEVRESLMLHDGQERGGLPTGVIFSAMLLDCEEIVQEWRNWKTVNDEYLSNATMMQSPPAPSSVASSSTAGPSQKRSSTVWQSDLLDRQDSQPPGAVQKAYAHPAWIPLARDWGGNNLAIDLAPGPAGKWGQVIIFGRDYDCKYVVARSWSGFLATLADDMCSGHVLVDEETNELKLKQFKNQNVDPPYMEILRWRTDQKFGRRAPRRKGPVPNSLGVNATGNRSTSRESPYGSPTRAEERGRSPHRFSKGGSAQSPKTPFGVSSPLARVTEETTSPVVTAGPAISEDAKESGKEPQAEDLMEVVTPQISNKENEGFPKPVESKESDKADKIEKPEKTDSVESSTAIESEVLGEMKNVAI encoded by the exons ATGGCGAATAT GTTGGGTTCATCATGGCGTTCCTTTTGGCATACCATGACCTCCAATGACCGGCATGCCTCCCACGACTCCCCCTACCGCACCGGAGGACACGTTCCTCTCAGCCAAAGTCGCGACGAGCCGCTCACATCTGTCGCAACCAGCGCGATTGAATCTCGCCAGGACCTCTCCAACCCCTATGATGATGAGCGTTTAAAAGGATCTGCACAAGCATCTGAATGGAATACATCCCCTGATGACTTGGGCTCTCCAACCCATCCCTACTCACCCGGGATGAGGTCGGTTGCATCTCAAAAGAGACGATCGAACGACCAAGGCGAGGGTGCACCGGAGATTCAGATGCAAAGTTTCCACGACGGagcaccaccgccgccaccggTCGCTCACTCCTGGAGGAAGATCGAACGCTGGTTAGAAGGCAACTATGAGGAGCTCCTTGACCAGCTCGGTGAAGGATGTACTCAGAACGATATTAACGAATTGGAGCACGAACTTGACTGCAGTTTGCCACTAGAGGTTCGGGAATCGTTAATGCTTCATGACGGCCAAGAACGTGGCGGCCTACCCACTGGTGTCATCTTTAGCGCCATGCTACTCGACTGCGAGGAGATTGTTCAGGAATGGCGGAACTGGAAAACGGTCAACGACGAATATCTCAGCAACGCAACTATGATGCAAAGCCCACCGGCACCCAGCTCTGTAGCAAGCTCCTCCACGGCCGGTCCGTCTCAGAAGCGTTCGTCTACAGTGTGGCAATCAGACCTGCTCGACCGCCAGGACTCCCAGCCTCCCGGTGCAGTTCAGAAAGCCTACGCCCATCCCGCTTGGATTCCCCTCGCCCGTGATTGGGGTGGTAACAACCTGGCCATTGATCTGGCACCCGGCCCTGCTGGAAAATGGGGTCAGGTGATTATCTTCGGTCGGGATTACGACTGCAAATACGTAGTTGCCCGGTCGTGGTCTGGGTTCCTCGCAACGCTAGCCGACGATATGTGCAGCGGCCACGTTCTCGTTGACGAGGAGACAAATGAGCTGAAGCTGAAGCAATTCAAGAACCAAAATGTGGACCCCCCTTACATGGAAATTTTGCGCTGGAGGACGGATCAGAAGTTCGGCCGCCGTGCTCCTCGCCGAAAGGGCCCGGTGCCCAATAGCCTGGGCGTGAATGCTACCGGCAACCGGTCCACCAGTCGCGAGTCCCCTTACGGTAGCCCCACGCGCGCTGAAGAAAGAGGCCGTTCGCCGCACCGTTTCTCCAAGGGTGGGAGTGCCCAGAGTCCCAAGACGCCATTCGGTGTGTCCAGTCCTCTTGCACGCGTAACTGAGGAAACAACAAGCCCCGTCGTCACTGCAGGACCTGCAATTTCTGAAGACGCCAAGGAAAGCGGCAAGGAGCCTCAGGCTGAAGATCTCATGGAGGTTGTAACCCCACAAATCTCCAACAAGGAGAATGAAGGGTTCCCTAAGCCCGTTGAATCCAAGGAATCCGACAAGGCCGATAAAATCGAGAAACCCGAGAAAACCGACTCCGTGGAGTCCTCGACCGCCATTGAGTCGGAAGTCCTCGGTGAAATGAAGAACGTGGCTATTTAG
- a CDS encoding GDP-mannose transporter 1: MAEDKKSDDYTVDMNKVDQGNKEFEAAPPPTPSPRASTAISNNPALPVLAYCGSSIMMTVMNKYVLSGLDFNLNFLLLCVQSLVCIAAIQTCKSMGLITYRDFNADEAKKWFPITLLLIGMIYTGSKALQFLSIPVYTIFKNLTIILIAYGEVLWFGGSVTNLTLFSFGLMVFSSLIAAWADIKHAVESTGDTSSKVSTLNAGYVWMLINCLCTSSYVLGMRKRIKLTNFKDFDTMFYNNLLSVPILIVFTLLVEDWSSANLARNFPESNRHGIFFAMILSGASSVFISYTSAWCVRTTSSTTYSMVGALNKLPIAISGLIFFDAPVTFPSVSAIGVGFVSGIVYAVAKIKQNSKPRIGVLPTPVSASSQSMRDSLRS, encoded by the exons ATGGCCGAAGACAAGAAATCCGACGACTACACCGTCGACATGAACAAGGTGGACCAAGGGAATAAGGAGTTCGAGGCTGCGCCGCCGCCGACTCCCTCGCCCCGCGCCAGTACTGCCATATCCAACAACCCCGCTCTTCCCGTTCTGGCATACTGCGGTTCGTCAATTATGATGACCGTCATGAACAAGTATGTTCTGTCAGGGTTGGATTTCAATCTGAACTTCCTCTTGCTTTGTGTCCAG TCTTTGGTCTGCATTGCTGCAATTCAAACATGCAAGTCCATGGGTCTTATCACCTACCGGGATTTCAACGCCGATGAAGCCAAGAAGT GGTTCCCAATTACGCTCCTACTGATTGGCATGATCTATACTGGTTCCAAGGCCCTTCAGTTCCTTTCAATTCCTGTCTACACTATCTTCAAAAATCTGACCATAATCCTGATTGCTTATGGAGAAGTTCTCTGGTTTGGTGGATCGGTCACTAATCTAACCCTGTTCTCCTTCGGCCTTATGGTTTTCAGCTCGCTCATTGCCGCCTGGGCTGACATCAAGCATGCCGTGGAGAGCACCGGTGACACCTCCAGCAAAGTCTCCACCCTGAATGCTGGATACGTCTGGATGTTGATCAACTGCCTGTGCACCTCGTCCTACGTCCTGGGCATGCGCAAGCGCATAAAGCTCACCAACTTCAAGGATTTCGACA CCATGTTTTACAACAACCTCCTGTCGGTCCCTATCTTAATTGTTTTCACCCTGCTGGTCGAGGACTGGTCATCCGCCAACCTCGCCCGCAACTTCCCTGAGTCCAACCGTCACGGTATCTTCTTCGCTATGATTCTGTCCGGTGCTTCCTCTGTCTTCATCTCCTACACATCCGCATGGTGTGTGCGCACCACCTCCTCCACCACATACTCTATGGTTGGCGCTCTCAACAAGCTGCCCATCGCGATCTCTGGTCTCATCTTTTTCGATGCACCAGTCACTTTCCCCAGTGTTTCCGCCATCGGTGTCGGCTTTGTCAGCGGTATTGTCTATGCCGTGGCCAAGATCAAGCAGAACTCGAAGCCCCGCATCGGTGTTCTCCCCACGCCCGTCAGTGCCAGCAGCCAGAGCATGAGAGACTCGCTGCGCTCTTAA
- a CDS encoding Prephenate dehydratase yields the protein MAPLKVAFLGPLGSFSHQAAAESFCKLSADLQPQVSFPDAFAALQKKEADYAVIPCENSTNGSVMQTLDLLADRDGLYKDVKVCGEYYLTVHHCLMVRRGTYPGGWADYDGSITKLYTHPQAWGQCESFLTKYFKSVERQDVTSTSKGAEIVSKETTERGAAIANRFAAEQHGTDVLIENIEDRADNTTRFLIFRNVLDERTAQLKFEQPNPPTLEGRSALETTHKTLITFTIDHSSPGALANALLIFKAHGLNLTSINTRPSLKKSWQYIFFVECGRTPSDDNKEAVHKALNDLRQATETCRDLGTWKDQLRASKA from the exons ATGGCACCCTTAAAAGTCGCCTTCTTAGGGCCGTTAGGGTCCTTTTCGCATCAG GCAGCTGCAGAGTCCTTTTGCAAACTATCTGCCGATCTACAACCTCAAGTCTCATTCCCAGATGCCTTCGCCGCGCTCCAAAAGAAAGAAGCTGACTACGCCGTGATTCCGTGCGAGAACTCGACCAATGGCTCTGTGATGCAGACATTAGATCTTTTGGCAGACCGGGATGGTTTATATAAAGATGTGAAAGTGTGCGGGGAATATTACCTGACAGTGCACCATTGTTTAATGGTGCGCAGGGGCACATATCCCGGTGGTTGGGCAGACTACGACGGCTCGATAACCAAGCTATACACGCACCCGCAAGCATGGGGCCAATGCGAATCTTTCCTGACCAAATACTTCAAGAGTGTCGAGAGACAGGATGTCACGTCTACATCCAAGGGGGCAGAGATTGTCTCCAAGGAGACAACAGAACGAGGCGCTGCCATTGCCAATCGCTTCGCAGCAGAACAACACGGGACGGACGTGCTCATTGAAAACATCGAGGATCGAGCAGACAATACTACACGTTTCCTGATCTTCAGGAATGTGCTCGATGAGCGGACCGCCCAGCTCAAATTCGAGCAGCCGAACCCGCCTACATTGGAAGGCAGGTCTGCTCTCGAAACCACGCACAAGACTTTGATTACTTTCACGATTGATCATTCATCTCCTGGTGCATTGGCAAACGCACTGTTGATTTTCAAAGCTCATGGTTTGAATCTTACGAGTATTAATACGAGGCCGAGTCTGAAGAAGTCCTGGCAGTATATATTTTTCGTTGAGTGTGGAAGGACACCCTCGGATGATAACAAAGAGGCAGTCCACAAGGCTCTCAATGATTTGCGTCAAGCCACTGAGACATGTAGGGATTTGGGGACCTGGAAAGATCAGTTAAGGGCAAGCAAAGCTTGA
- a CDS encoding Centromere/microtubule-binding protein CBF5 produces MAVVKTSEMDYAIKPEASVPSVDTSDWPLLLKNYEKLLVRTGHFTPIPAGSSPLSRDLKSYISSGVINLDKPSNPSSHEVVAWMKRILRSEKTGHSGTLDPKVTGCLIVCIDRATRLVKSQQGAGKEYVCVIRLHDKIPGGEAQFVRALETLTGALFQRPPLISAVKRQLRIRTIHESKNYEFDNERHLGVFWVSCEAGTYIRTLCVHLGLLLGVGAHMQELRRVRSGAMGEGPGMVTLHDVMDAQWVYDNNRDESYLRKVISPLESLLTGYKRIVVKDSAVNAVCYGAKLMIPGLLRYEAGIECHEEVVLMTTKGEAIAIGIAQMSTVELTTCDHGVVAKVKRCIMERDLYPRRWGLGPTALEKKKMKTAGTLDKYGRTNDATPAQWKNEYKDFNLPITGTSAVAPATETKTETETPKVVSPEPVKEEVEDKKRKRDGETAEEKAERKKKKKEKKEKKERRKSKQDDSDDSD; encoded by the exons ATGGCAGTCGTCAAGACCTCGGAGATGGACTACGCCATCAAGCCTGAAGCGTCCGTTCCTTCTGTTGATACATCGGATTGGCCGCTTCTGCTTAAGAACTATGAGAAGC TGCTCGTTCGGACCGGTCACTTCACCCCTATCCCTGCTGGCTCCTCTCCTTTGAGCCGTGACTTGAAGTCATACATCAGCTCCGGTGTCATCAACCTCGACAAGCCCTCCAACCCTTCCAGTCATGAAGTCGTGGCTTGGATGAAGCGGATCCTCAG ATCCGAGAAGACTGGTCACAGTGGTACCCTTGATCCTAAGGTCACCGGTTGTTTGATCGTTTGCATTGACCGTGCCACCCGCCTGGTCAAGTCCCAGCAGGGTGCCGGTAAGGAGTATGTCTGCGTGATCCGTCTCCACGACAAGATTCCCGGTGGCGAGGCCCAATTCGTCCGCGCTCTGGAGACCTTGACTGGTGCACTCTTCCAGCGTCCCCCTCTGATCTCTGCCGTCAAGCGCCAGCTCCGTATCCGTACCATCCACGAGAGCAAGAACTACGAGTTCGACAATGAGCGCCACCTCGGTGTCTTCTGGGTTAGCTGCGAGGCCGGTACCTACATCCGTACCCTCTGTGTCCACCTGGGTCTTCTCCTCGGTGTCGGTGCCCACATGCAGGAACTGCGCCGTGTTCGCTCTGGAGCCATGGGCGAGGGCCCTGGTATGGTCACTCTGCACGATGTTATGGACGCCCAGTGGGTCTACGATAACAACCGCGACGAGTCTTACCTCCGCAAGGTCATCAGCCCTCTGGAGTCCCTGCTCACCGGCTACAAGCGTATTGTCGTTAAGGACAGCGCTGTTAACGCCGTTTGCTACGGTGCCAAGCTCATGATTCCTGGTCTTCTCCGCTACG AGGCCGGTATCGAGTGCCATGAGGAGGTTGTCCTCATGACCACCAAGGGTGAGGCTATCGCCATTGGTATCGCTCAAATGTCCACTGTGGAGCTCACCACCTGCGACCACGGCGTTGTTGCCAAGGTTAAGCGTTGCATCATGGAGCGTGACCTGTACCCCCGCCGCTGGGGCTTGGGACCCACTGCtcttgagaagaagaagatgaagaccgCCGGAACTCTCGAT AAATACGGCCGCACCAACGATGCCACTCCCGCTCAGTGGAAGAACGAGTACAAGGACTTCAACCTCCCTATTACCGGAACCTCTGCTGTTGCCCCCGCCACTGAGACTAAGACCGAGACTGAGACCCCCAAGGTGGTCTCCCCCGAGCCCGTGAAGGAGGAGGTCGAAgacaagaagcgcaagcgcgACGGCGAGACAGCCGAGGAGAAGGCtgagcgcaagaagaagaagaaggagaagaaggagaagaaggagcgcCGGAAGTCCAAGCAGGATGATAGCGATGACAGCGACTAG
- a CDS encoding LisH dimerization motif: MAAELTSTRLNPESHIILDQPLLRLPHELARRNLKTVQRAVEREKEYVIPAIKEAAAASLSNTQTPDQTLAALDAIISRMQGLKRKMESLQEEEKKIHNQSRKRIQHLETLYNIPSLADVKYDQWSRIRLDRLLVDHMLRSGYSESAKQLAQVRGVEDLVDVGVFTQCQRVVDSLRRGETKEALQWCGENKAALKKSQHNLEFELRLQQYIEMVRTQDKSKKIEAIIHAKKYLIPNHQSQNSEIMRAAGLLVFTQDTRAEPYKSLFSVDRWRYLVQLFIQTHHELLSLPSQPLLHIALSAGLSALKTPLCHSAYTSSSSNSQSTSTSVCPICSTELNELARKMPYAHHSKSYVESDPIVLPNGRVYGKQRLIEISQKMGSVESGNVKDPTTGQVFHESEMKKVYIL, translated from the exons ATGGCAGCAGAGCTCACGTCTACAAGGCTCAATCCAGAGAGTCATATTATCCTG GACCAACCACTCCTTCGACTACCACATGAACTAGCCCGCAGAAATTTGAAAACTGTACAACGAGCTGTCGAGCGAGAGAAAGAATATGTCATCCCTGCAATCAAAGAGGCCGCCGCCGCCTCACTCTCCAACACCCAAACACCCGACCAGACCCTCGCTGCACTCGACGCAATTATATCCCGAATGCAAGGCCTCAAAAGGAAAATGGAAAGTCTtcaagaggaagagaagaaaattcACAATCAATCTCGCAAGCGCATTCAGCACTTGGAGACCCTGTATAATATCCCAAGCCTAGCCGATGTCAAGTACGATCAGTGGTCAAGGATACGGCTCGACCGCTTACTCGTTGATCATATGCTGCGCTCAGGTTACTCCGAAAGTGCGAAGCAGCTGGCCCAGGTTAGGGGAGTGGAGGATCTTGTGGATGTCGGCGTGTTCACGCAGTGTCAACGGGTTGTGGATAGCTTGCGGCGCGGGGAAACCAAGGAGGCATTGCAATGGTGTGGAGAGAATAAGGCTGCACTGAAGAAGAGCCAG CATAATCTTGAATTCGAACTCCGGTTGCAGCAATATATTGAGATGGTCAGGACACAAGACAAgtccaagaagattgaggcAATAATTCATGCAAAGAAATACCTCATACCGAACCATCAATCCCAGAATTCTGAGATTATGCGAGCTGCAGGGCTACTAGTTTTCACACAAGACACAAGAGCCGAGCCTTACAAA TCTCTCTTTTCAGTGGACCGCTGGAGGTATCTCGTGCAGCTTTTCATTCAAACTCACCATGAGCTGCTTTCATTGCCATCACAACCATTGTTACATATTGCACTTTCTGCAGGACTTTCAGCCCTTAAGACACCTCTGTGTCATTCAGCATATACATCGTCTAGCTCAAACTCACAGTCAACGTCGACATCTGTGTGCCCTATCTGCTCAACCGAACTGAACGAGCTTGCACGCAAAATGCCGTACGCCCACCACTCAAAGAGTTATGTGGAAAGCGACCCAATCGTTCTACCAAATGGCCGAGTCTACGGAAAGCAAAGACTGATAGAGATTAGCCAGAAGATGGGATCAGTGGAATCAGGCAACGTCAAAGATCCAACAACAGGCCAGGTTTTCCACGAGAGCGAAATGAAGAAAGTGTACATATTGTAA
- a CDS encoding Mesaconyl-C(4)-CoA hydratase translates to MKTNSLRPLISLRGGRHSCRAYSSLSERLYHELTTRKLPLTYDYLHPQPSHLLNLTLRDVLPQSQPSFDYATLPSLQNPSPLPAGHHLIYFPPQVTLSQLLPDCTDTLHTPGEPFNRRLWAGGNLRFPVRSPPLDGSRAVCIESIRNVTVKGREGDEKVIVTIERRIGNVSEQETADQAWDRIWKENEHNAGESSVIENRDLIFMRLKTSAQIKADKAQFGKPGRTVKPPSDATFRHTLIPTKALLFRFSALTFNAHSIHLDQSYTQNQEGYPNLLVHGPLTLTLLLSVLQQQLSKMNLCISDLEYKNLVPLFVEQKLVICGKPKNDAGAWDVWIEGPDGGLAVRGTARTRLE, encoded by the exons ATGAAGACAAATTCACTCCGACCCCTGATCTCTCTGCGAGGCGGTCGTCATTCGTGTCGGGCTTACTCTTCGCTTTCCGAGCGCTTGTATCACGAACTGACCACAAGGAAGCTGCCGTTGACTTACGACTATTTACACCCCCAACCTTCGCATCTTCTGAACCTTACACTCCGTGATGTGCTTCCGCAATCCCAGCCCTCCTTCGATTATGCGACTCTACCGTCATTACAAAACCCGTCCCCGCTCCCGGCCGGTCACCACCTAATCTACTTCCCGCCGCAGGTGACCTTGTCGCAACTGCTCCCGGATTGCACAGATACGTTACACACACCGGGCGAACCATTCAATCGACGCTTGTGGGCAGGTGGAAATTTAAGATTCCCCGTGCGCAGTCCGCCTCTAGATGGCAGTCGCGCAGTCTGCATAGAATCCATTCGCAATGTGACGGTGAAGGGCCGCGAGGGAGACGAGAAAGTGATTGTCACCATCGAACGACGGATTGGCAATGTTTCTGAACAAGAAACGGCCGACCAGGCCTGGGACCGGATATGGAAAGAGAACGAACACAATGCGGGGGAATCATCAGTCATTGAGAACCGGGACCTCATTTTCATGCGCCTAAAGACCAGCGCCCAAATCAAGGCCGATAAAGCGCAGTTCGGAAAGCCTGGTAGGACTGTCAAGC CACCCTCCGATGCGACGTTCCGCCACACCCTCATACCTACTAAAGCGCTGCTATTTCGATTCTCGGCGCTGACTTTCAATGCCCATTCTATCCATCTTGACCAGAGCTATACTCAGAACCAGGAGGGATACCCAAATCTTTTGGTTCACGGTCCGTTGACGCTCACGCTTCTGCTGAGTGTGCTTCAGCAACAGCTGAGTAAAATGAATCTATGCATCAGTGACCTTGAATATAAGAATCTAGTGCCTCTTTTTGTTGAGCAAAAGCTGGTGATTTGCGGCAAGCCTAAGAATGATGCCGGAGCTTGGGATGTGTGGATTGAAGGCCCAGATGGAGGGCTGGCTGTTCGGGGTACTGCGCGGACGAGGTTAGAATAA
- a CDS encoding Thioredoxin-like fold, with protein sequence MPESDDEALFAALENEDDTLYRDQRIQQLNAELAATKNNHSTRATSGTTGLLQNEVYPTLSSDQSVLDFTTRTSRCLVHFAHPDFARCAVMDMRLGELASAHHEVSFARVDVRNTPFIAHKLGIKVLPCVIGFKDGVGIDRVVGFEGLDARGFDGVEGFDVRVLEKRLVFKGILLAVKIGGGDEDDVREEEEDSDEGAGRKGFGRKKARRGIRDANPNVRNRGDDDDDDWD encoded by the coding sequence atgcCCGAATCAGACGACGAAGCCCTCTTCGCCGCCCTCGAAAACGAAGATGACACCCTCTATCGCGACCAACGCATCCAACAACTAAACGCCGAGCTCGCAGCTACAAAAAACAACCACTCCACTCGCGCAACAAGCGGCACCACAGGCCTACTCCAAAACGAAGTCTACCCGACACTCTCGTCAGACCAGTCTGTGCTGGACTTCACGACGCGCACGAGCAGATGTCTGGTTCACTTTGCGCATCCGGATTTCGCACGGTGCGCGGTCATGGATATGAGGCTTGGCGAGCTGGCAAGTGCGCACCACGAGGTTTCGTTTGCGCGGGTGGATGTGCGAAACACGCCGTTCATTGCGCATAAACTGGGGATCAAGGTTTTGCCTTGTGTTATCGGGTTTAAGGATGGGGTTGGGATTGATCGGGTTGTTGGGTTTGAGGGGCTTGATGCCAGGGGATTTGATGGGGTTGAAGGATTTGATGTGAGGGTTTTAGAGAAGAGGTTGGTCTTTAAGGGGATCCTTTTGGCTGTGAAGATTGGGGGTggggatgaggatgatgtgagagaggaggaggaggataGTGATGAAGGTGCAGGTAGGAAAGGATTTGGGAGGAAGAAGGCGAGACGTGGGATTCGGGATGCTAATCCCAATGTGAGAAATCGTggcgacgacgacgatgacgattGGGATTAA
- a CDS encoding Centromere/microtubule-binding protein CBF5 yields the protein MDVFWAAPPVIRTLTALTLVQSALMHSGLIYRLVTPFLLTAPNLGFIFDLYLMYRYGSAAEKSMAPGEFFIYLLFVAFNIMLTAGGYLGAPFLLSPLIMAFVYTFSQTNRGTKTRFWVVDIPVVFLPYAMLLLSMVTNGWHSALIDITGIVAAHTYDFLTRIYPTFGGGRKIITVPGFVQRYFTDHDPNSGYRGYGTASRAPKPAERHSSASTSGSSWGSWTSSGSWNGRGAGRRLG from the exons ATGGATGTCTTCTGGGCGGCTCCCCCGGTCATTAG GACCCTTACAGCCTTGACTCTTGTTCAATCCGCTTTAATGCATAGCGGCTTA ATCTACCGGCTGGTCACTCCATTTCTACTAACTGCACCGAATCTCGGTTTTATCTTTGATCTCTATCTCA TGTACCGCTATGGCAGTGCTGCAGAGAAGAGCATGGCCCCTGGAGAATTCTTCATTTATCTCCTATTCGTAGCTTTCAACATCATG CTCACTGCAGGTGGTTATCTGGGTGCCCCTTTCCTCTTGTCAC CCTTGATCATGGCTTTCGTCTATACCTTTTCCCAGACGAACCGAGGAACGAAGACAAGATTCTGGGTCGTCGACATCCCGGTAGTATTCCTGCCATATGCAATGCTTCTCCTCAGCATGGTGACGAACGGGTGGCACAGCGCGCTGATAGATATCACGGGAATTGTCGCTGCCCATACGTATGATTTCCTCACACGCATCTACCCGACTtttggtggtggaagaaaaatCATCACTGTCCCCGGCTTCGTGCAGAGGTACTTTACCGACCATGACCCCAACAGCGGATACCGAGGATATGGGACGGCGAGCCGCGCACCAAAGCCGGCCGAGCGACACTCATCGGCATCAACATCAGGATCATCCTGGGGCAGCTGGACCTCTTCGGGTTCTTGGAACGGCAGAGGTGCTGGCCGGAGACTCGGTTAG
- a CDS encoding 25S rRNA (uridine(2634)-N(3))-methyltransferase, translated as MPRNNKKVKNAPPTRPRGPGKPAGPSSNPTKGQQHGNGYKQGSGNANAPKKASMQVNQRPIVPFLRKDRVLLIGEGDFSFARSLAKQYKCRNLCATCYDSKEALYNKYPQAPQNVLDIQNASANPTSDDTENQPEESKSEEQDSTKPNPNPNPNQQTPKVIFSVDARKLGTPAGGGKEIRTGFARRERKRPAWYQQNEPAGPPYQLGGPWDVICFNFPHVGGLSTDVNRQVRANQELLVAFFKACVPLMSKPPPLMDADDDEWVYADGEESEEDEDEDGGDGEELGKDDDTAGKGFRVGPGQILVTLFEGEPYTLWNIRDLARHAGLVVVTSFRFPWTSYEGYSHARTAGHIEGKDGERAGWRGEDREARMYVFEVKQKEPAKKGGKKRSRDEDSSDSE; from the exons ATGCCTCGCAATAACAAGAAAGTCAAAAACGCCCCTCCGACGCGTCCTCGTGGACCAGGAAAACCAGCTGGCCCATCTTCCAATCCTACCAAGGGCCAGCAGCATGGCAATGGGTATAAGCAGGGTAGTGGCAATGCCAATGCACCTAAGAAAGCTTCGATGCAAGTAAACCAGAGGCCTATCGTGCCATTTTTAAGGAAGGATCGAGTTCTCTTGATTGGTGAAG GTGATTTCTCATTCGCCCGTTCTCTGGCAAAGCAATACAAGTGTCGCAACCTATGCGCCACATGCTACGATTCCAAGGAAGCACTGTACAACAAGTACCCGCAAGCTCCTCAGAACGTCTTAGATATCCAGAATGCATCAGCAAACCCAACAAGCGATGACACCGAAAACCAACCAGAAGAGAGTAAATCCGAAGAGCAAGACTCAACCAAGCCCAACCccaatcccaatcccaaccAGCAAACCCCCAAAGTCATCTTCTCCGTGGACGCTCGCAAACTCGGCACTCCAGCAGGCGGCGGCAAGGAGATCCGCACAGGGTTCGCACGCCGCGAGCGCAAGAGACCAGCTTGGTACCAGCAGAATGAGCCAGCAGGACCACCCTACCAGCTGGGCGGGCCGTGGGATGTGATCTGCTTCAATTTCCCGCATGTTGGCGGGCTCTCCACGGACGTGAACCGACAGGTTCGGGCGAATCAAGAGCTGCTGGTTGCGTTCTTCAAGGCGTGTGTGCCTCTTATGTCGAAGCCGCCGCCGCTTATGGatgctgatgatgatgagtgGGTGTATGCGGATGGGGAGGAGagtgaagaagatgaggacgaggatggAGGAGACGGCGAGGAGCTCGGGAAAGATGATGATACTGCCGGGAAGGGGTTCCGGGTTGGCCCTGGCCAAATTCTTGTGACTCTGTTTGAAGGGGAGCCGTATACGCTTTGGAATATTAGGGATTTGGCGAGGCATGCGGGACTGGTTGTTGTGACTAGTTTTCGGTTTCCTTGGACTTCTTATGAGGGGTATTCGCATGCAAGAACGGCGGGCCATATTGAAGGGAAAGATGGGGAGCGTGCAGGATGGAGGGGAGAGGATCGGGAGGCTCGGATGTATGTCTTTGAAGTGAAGCAGAAGGAGCCGGCCAAGAagggaggaaagaaaaggagcAGAGATGAAGATTCTAGTGATAGTGAGTAG